The Vibrio astriarenae genome contains a region encoding:
- the hpf gene encoding ribosome hibernation-promoting factor, HPF/YfiA family → MKVNMTGKNIELTSAIRAHIESKFKKLEKWQVDIISCQATISEEPNKQKKIEAVISVPKGQLIASASQEDLYAAINEVEQKLERQLNKLRHKPSARRAEKPELEPVE, encoded by the coding sequence ATGAAAGTAAACATGACTGGCAAAAACATCGAACTAACCTCTGCTATCCGTGCCCATATCGAGAGCAAATTTAAAAAGCTAGAAAAGTGGCAAGTAGACATCATTAGCTGCCAAGCAACCATCAGTGAGGAACCGAACAAACAGAAAAAAATTGAAGCGGTGATTTCTGTACCTAAAGGTCAGCTCATTGCTTCAGCAAGTCAAGAGGACTTGTATGCAGCGATTAATGAAGTCGAACAGAAGCTTGAACGCCAACTCAACAAACTTCGCCACAAGCCTTCAGCTCGTCGAGCAGAAAAGCCGGAACTCGAACCTGTTGAATAG